From Pseudomonas fluorescens, one genomic window encodes:
- a CDS encoding DUF5666 domain-containing protein, producing MIFSARRLRTFVLAQCLALLAGIPTFALASPACVSRDEVGMAGASQLQAPGGIGGTGAKPGGVGGTGIDNGGVGGTGAPTRQRPGGIGGTGAVAGGVDGQLIYHDNGGVGGTGAPVQQPGGIGGTGIVGTITGFASICVNGMEVHFGKDVPVSENGVPADSAHLAIGQVVAVEAFASKRGLQAGRIAILNVYEGPLTGLPNASQPLRVMGQPVRLAAGARVAEGLRPGEPVRVSGLRNANGEVVASRIERAPGLKEVSAIGTVDRAGSLQGLKLGTRVAPAQEVLVRGQWSGRQLEVAQSRPDPSTPFAGRVREAVIEGLVQGRQDRRLVVGGFNVTLDRGTVFSGEQSSGLEINQRVRVTGVFSGAREVRAVRVEYQPERVDVSNRGHGGRDNRSDDDLQQRSDNSGSSDSSGDDRRGQGSVDGGDRRSDSGRGSDDSRGDSGRDDRSGRSGGDDRSDRIDNSGSGKSESIDRSGTSDKVEKVEQPEKQDRSGPSDRVEKVEKVEKVEKVEKVEKVEKVEKVEKVEKVEKVEKVERVEKVEKVERPEKVEKVEKVERPEKVEKVERPEKVEKVEKIERPETVEKVEKVDRPEKVEKLDKVEKVEKAEKIEK from the coding sequence ATGATCTTCTCTGCGCGTCGCTTGCGTACGTTCGTCCTTGCCCAGTGCCTGGCGCTGCTGGCGGGGATTCCGACGTTTGCGCTGGCGTCGCCAGCCTGTGTCAGTCGCGATGAAGTGGGCATGGCCGGTGCGTCGCAACTGCAGGCCCCGGGCGGGATTGGCGGTACCGGAGCCAAGCCGGGAGGCGTCGGCGGCACGGGCATCGACAATGGCGGGGTCGGTGGCACGGGCGCGCCAACTCGTCAGCGTCCCGGCGGCATCGGCGGAACCGGCGCGGTAGCCGGCGGTGTCGATGGTCAACTGATCTACCACGACAACGGCGGCGTTGGCGGCACCGGTGCGCCGGTGCAGCAGCCGGGCGGCATTGGTGGCACCGGCATCGTCGGCACCATCACCGGTTTCGCCTCGATCTGCGTCAATGGCATGGAAGTGCATTTTGGCAAGGACGTTCCCGTCAGTGAAAACGGCGTGCCGGCCGACAGTGCACATTTGGCCATAGGCCAGGTGGTCGCGGTGGAAGCCTTCGCCAGCAAACGCGGTCTGCAGGCAGGGCGTATTGCGATCCTCAACGTCTACGAAGGTCCGTTGACCGGGCTGCCGAACGCCTCGCAACCGTTGCGGGTCATGGGCCAACCGGTGCGCCTCGCCGCCGGGGCACGGGTCGCCGAAGGCTTGCGCCCAGGCGAACCGGTCCGGGTCAGCGGGCTGCGTAATGCCAATGGCGAAGTGGTCGCCAGTCGCATCGAGCGGGCGCCGGGCCTCAAGGAGGTCAGCGCGATTGGTACGGTTGACCGCGCGGGTAGCCTGCAGGGCTTGAAACTCGGCACCCGGGTGGCGCCGGCGCAGGAAGTACTGGTCCGCGGCCAATGGTCCGGTCGCCAACTGGAAGTCGCGCAAAGTCGTCCCGACCCGAGCACGCCGTTTGCCGGCCGGGTTCGCGAGGCGGTGATCGAAGGGCTGGTACAAGGACGGCAGGATCGTCGACTGGTGGTCGGCGGCTTCAATGTCACTCTGGATCGCGGCACGGTGTTCAGCGGCGAACAGTCTTCGGGGCTGGAAATCAATCAGCGGGTCCGGGTCACCGGCGTATTCAGCGGCGCCCGGGAAGTGCGCGCCGTACGGGTCGAATACCAGCCTGAGCGTGTCGATGTGTCCAATCGCGGACATGGCGGGCGCGACAATCGCTCGGACGACGATCTGCAGCAGCGCAGCGATAACTCGGGCTCCTCGGACTCGTCGGGCGATGACAGGCGTGGACAAGGCAGTGTGGACGGTGGTGATCGGCGCAGCGACAGCGGTCGAGGCAGTGACGATAGCCGTGGCGACAGCGGCCGGGATGATCGAAGCGGCAGAAGCGGTGGCGACGACCGCAGCGACAGGATCGACAACAGCGGCAGCGGCAAGTCGGAGTCCATCGACCGCTCGGGCACGTCCGACAAGGTCGAGAAAGTCGAGCAACCAGAGAAGCAAGACCGCAGTGGGCCGTCCGACCGGGTCGAGAAAGTGGAGAAGGTTGAAAAGGTCGAGAAAGTAGAAAAAGTTGAGAAGGTTGAGAAGGTTGAGAAGGTTGAGAAGGTCGAGAAAGTAGAAAAAGTCGAGAAGGTTGAGAGGGTCGAAAAAGTGGAGAAGGTTGAGCGACCGGAGAAAGTCGAGAAGGTCGAAAAAGTTGAGCGGCCGGAAAAGGTAGAAAAGGTAGAACGACCCGAGAAGGTAGAAAAAGTGGAAAAGATTGAGCGGCCGGAAACAGTGGAGAAGGTGGAGAAAGTTGACCGGCCGGAGAAAGTGGAAAAACTGGATAAGGTTGAAAAGGTCGAAAAAGCGGAAAAGATCGAAAAATAA
- a CDS encoding hemerythrin domain-containing protein: MNAIDLLKADHERVKALLTQLSESTDRAVKKRTELVAKLEMEISLHTRLEEEILYPAFKAAGGKEQDEMYYEAKEEHRTVDSLVLPDLKMTDPTTPEFAGRAKVVKELLEHHIEEEETEMFPQAKKLLGKAALEELGAQMEAMKAQHKKQAA; encoded by the coding sequence ATGAATGCCATTGACCTGTTGAAAGCCGACCATGAACGGGTGAAAGCCCTGCTCACTCAACTCAGCGAATCGACCGATCGCGCTGTGAAAAAACGCACTGAACTGGTAGCCAAACTGGAAATGGAAATCTCCCTCCACACCCGGTTGGAGGAAGAAATCCTTTATCCGGCTTTCAAAGCAGCCGGGGGTAAGGAGCAGGACGAAATGTACTACGAAGCCAAGGAAGAACACCGCACCGTAGATTCCCTGGTGCTGCCTGACCTCAAAATGACCGATCCGACCACTCCGGAGTTCGCCGGACGCGCCAAGGTGGTGAAAGAGTTGCTGGAACATCACATCGAGGAGGAAGAAACCGAAATGTTTCCTCAGGCGAAAAAGCTCCTGGGCAAAGCGGCACTGGAAGAATTGGGGGCACAGATGGAAGCCATGAAGGCGCAGCACAAGAAGCAAGCCGCCTGA
- a CDS encoding sterol desaturase family protein, translated as MDGFALLADFLQRWVVAPVSQQFFSLFDLNGRFGLFFLLVSYTIAYSLFRYRKARGLTDAPSFWQFIGGAQVHLHRSALLDLRYYFVRGILKVALVLPIVGLVDPYILRSGDYGAFFTGLWGARVEMGQHLGLSLLFGLGVFLIQDFTDYWLHRAFHSRWLWAFHKVHHSAPVLTPATASRVHFLEKVAEKLTNTLCLSAYAGIFWYACGGEVSRYTLFGVTYIVLILNSLAANLRHSHVWLSFGPLIEHLLNSPAQHQIHHSDAPRHFNKNFGTNLSLWDWLFGTLYVTRTTPESIRFGTGATSDQQRYLSLYSLIVLPFIDTARKIRRHKRRRALASSVGKTPSVAAARSL; from the coding sequence GTGGATGGTTTTGCGCTTCTCGCTGACTTCCTGCAACGCTGGGTTGTGGCCCCGGTCAGTCAGCAATTTTTCAGCCTGTTCGACCTGAATGGCCGCTTTGGTCTGTTTTTTCTATTGGTCTCGTACACCATTGCCTACAGCCTGTTTCGCTACCGAAAGGCTCGCGGCCTGACGGATGCGCCGAGCTTCTGGCAGTTCATCGGCGGTGCGCAAGTTCATTTGCATCGTTCGGCCTTGCTGGATTTGCGCTATTACTTTGTGCGCGGCATTCTCAAGGTCGCGCTGGTACTGCCGATTGTCGGCCTGGTTGATCCCTATATTCTGCGCTCTGGCGATTATGGCGCGTTTTTCACCGGCCTCTGGGGGGCGCGGGTGGAGATGGGGCAGCACCTGGGCCTGTCCCTGTTGTTCGGTCTGGGCGTGTTCCTGATTCAGGACTTCACCGACTACTGGCTGCACCGCGCCTTTCATAGCCGCTGGCTCTGGGCCTTCCACAAGGTTCATCACTCGGCGCCGGTGTTGACGCCCGCCACGGCGAGCCGCGTGCACTTCCTGGAAAAAGTCGCGGAAAAGCTGACCAATACCCTGTGCCTGAGTGCCTATGCGGGGATCTTCTGGTACGCCTGTGGCGGCGAAGTGAGTCGCTACACCCTGTTTGGCGTGACGTATATCGTGCTGATCCTCAATAGCCTGGCTGCCAATTTGCGGCACAGTCATGTCTGGCTGTCTTTCGGGCCGCTCATCGAACATTTGCTCAACAGTCCGGCTCAGCACCAGATCCACCACAGTGACGCCCCACGGCATTTCAATAAGAACTTCGGCACCAATCTGTCATTGTGGGATTGGCTGTTCGGCACGCTCTACGTCACCCGCACGACCCCCGAGAGCATCCGCTTCGGCACCGGAGCTACCAGCGATCAGCAGCGTTACCTGAGCCTCTACAGTCTGATCGTCCTGCCTTTTATCGACACGGCACGCAAAATTCGGCGGCATAAGCGTCGGCGAGCGCTTGCGTCGAGTGTTGGAAAAACGCCCTCAGTGGCGGCCGCTCGGTCGTTGTAA
- a CDS encoding xanthine dehydrogenase family protein molybdopterin-binding subunit, translated as MSNRDISRRSFLQGGLIAGVSVTLTPLSSQALAALMENSVTVPSEQWLGNNGKARMRNDSLSKVCGSKVFARDIRAKDMPGWPQQQGHAMLLKTIRADRLYEGFDLSLLGADLQPDRIVTAEDLDKDGIVFPEDHAPDPLLPTGKVPMFIGHPVAILIWNDFERFRKAKNLLKFNDKAIRYGAQAPLYTRDPYGSFRYVRVGGATSADEDEFASLKDSILFPMIRERRPVWNAQPNLHGNLTERGLFYADRMKQQLETPPEGWMVFDQRYKTPSIEPAALEPDNGNGWYDPATKTLHFVVATQCPLEAATETVKMIVPSRFGLNTLNMHPGYTVGYGSKDHNIFVYYAALAALYGNGVPVRLANDRYEQFQSGIKRHPFDIRYQLAVDKQDHSFKIFRADMTVDGGGRINYSPSVAAVGATAAQSIYYMPQNDLQVTAYHSRGVEAGSMRGYGTLQSMAATEMMVDEIADQLQVDAIELRRKNVLRSGMKNTQGAVPAGALRLHEILDKAAGFDLWKNRHALKQQEDAKDPDNWYGIGFAICQKDFGTGSEAPMASIAFSADGHITLRHIGIEIGTGMSTSQALVVADFLGNPASEVKTGETEWGELQLTSSGNPYIMSQAEQDAVLRNPRWVGKLASASSATNSAYYFSHATREAARVLFNHGLWPAAVEIWRQGPFGGQANPYVLRREDAHWVDGKLTANGMEPLPFAMLAKRAHERGLVTGATVHGFNRWSWAEAEFSINGVRERLPLDALAVQYGDGAPKAIKAQMSSAGFHLLDRQNVAYPATQLNNAAVTYYSPVATIVELKVNKGSGEVQVLNHHSWLECGRVLVPELVKGQIEGGIAMGIGHALLEEMPLYEGGPGEGDWNFNRYRLPRAKDVAVWKQTSEILPPLSPSDPSKGIAEVVMIPVVGAIANAVAHAIGKRVRDLPITPARIKEALNG; from the coding sequence ATGTCCAACCGTGATATATCCCGACGCTCCTTCCTGCAGGGCGGGTTAATCGCTGGCGTCAGCGTCACGCTGACCCCGCTCAGCTCCCAGGCACTGGCGGCCTTGATGGAAAACAGCGTGACCGTGCCTTCCGAGCAATGGCTGGGCAACAACGGCAAGGCGCGCATGCGTAACGATTCCCTGTCCAAGGTCTGCGGCAGCAAGGTATTTGCCCGCGACATCCGCGCCAAGGACATGCCGGGCTGGCCCCAGCAGCAGGGCCACGCAATGCTGCTCAAGACCATTCGTGCCGACCGCCTCTATGAAGGTTTCGACCTGAGCCTGCTGGGCGCCGACCTGCAGCCCGATCGCATCGTCACCGCCGAGGACCTGGACAAGGACGGCATCGTTTTCCCCGAAGATCACGCCCCCGATCCATTGTTGCCGACCGGCAAGGTGCCGATGTTCATCGGCCATCCGGTGGCGATCCTGATCTGGAACGACTTCGAGCGCTTCCGCAAGGCGAAGAACCTGCTCAAGTTCAACGACAAGGCCATCCGCTACGGCGCCCAGGCGCCGCTGTACACCCGCGACCCCTACGGCAGCTTCCGTTATGTGCGGGTCGGCGGCGCGACGTCGGCTGATGAAGACGAGTTCGCCAGCCTCAAGGACTCGATCCTGTTCCCGATGATTCGCGAACGCCGCCCGGTATGGAATGCCCAGCCCAACCTGCACGGCAACCTGACCGAGCGCGGGCTGTTTTATGCCGACCGCATGAAGCAGCAACTGGAGACCCCGCCGGAAGGCTGGATGGTCTTCGACCAGCGCTACAAGACGCCGTCCATCGAGCCGGCTGCCCTGGAACCGGACAACGGTAACGGCTGGTACGATCCGGCGACCAAGACCCTGCATTTTGTGGTCGCCACCCAATGCCCGCTGGAAGCGGCGACGGAAACCGTGAAGATGATCGTCCCGTCGCGTTTCGGCCTGAACACGCTGAACATGCACCCGGGCTACACCGTGGGTTATGGCTCCAAGGACCACAATATCTTTGTCTACTACGCGGCCCTGGCAGCGTTGTATGGCAACGGTGTGCCGGTGCGCCTGGCCAACGACCGCTACGAGCAGTTCCAGAGCGGGATCAAGCGTCACCCGTTCGACATCCGCTACCAGTTGGCGGTGGACAAGCAGGATCACAGCTTCAAGATTTTCCGCGCCGACATGACCGTCGACGGCGGTGGCCGGATCAACTACAGCCCGTCCGTGGCGGCGGTAGGTGCCACGGCGGCGCAGTCGATCTACTACATGCCGCAGAACGACTTGCAGGTCACCGCGTACCACTCGCGCGGCGTCGAAGCCGGTTCGATGCGTGGCTACGGCACCCTGCAGAGCATGGCCGCCACCGAAATGATGGTGGATGAAATCGCCGATCAGTTGCAGGTCGATGCCATCGAACTGCGGCGCAAGAACGTCCTGCGTTCGGGGATGAAAAACACCCAGGGCGCGGTGCCGGCCGGTGCCTTGCGCCTGCACGAGATCCTCGACAAGGCGGCCGGTTTCGACCTGTGGAAGAACCGCCACGCGCTGAAACAACAGGAAGACGCCAAGGACCCGGACAACTGGTACGGCATCGGTTTCGCCATCTGCCAGAAAGACTTCGGCACCGGCTCCGAAGCACCGATGGCAAGCATTGCCTTCAGCGCTGACGGGCACATTACGCTGCGCCATATCGGCATCGAGATCGGTACGGGCATGTCGACTTCCCAGGCGCTGGTGGTCGCCGACTTCCTCGGCAACCCGGCCAGTGAAGTGAAAACCGGTGAAACTGAGTGGGGCGAGTTGCAACTGACCAGCAGTGGCAACCCTTACATCATGAGCCAGGCCGAGCAGGACGCCGTGCTGCGCAACCCGCGCTGGGTCGGCAAGCTGGCCTCAGCATCGTCGGCTACCAACTCGGCCTACTACTTCAGCCACGCCACCCGTGAAGCGGCCCGTGTGCTGTTCAACCACGGCCTGTGGCCAGCCGCCGTGGAAATCTGGCGCCAGGGGCCGTTTGGCGGCCAGGCCAACCCCTATGTGCTGCGCCGCGAAGACGCCCATTGGGTCGATGGCAAGCTGACCGCCAACGGCATGGAACCGCTGCCGTTCGCCATGCTCGCCAAGCGCGCCCACGAGCGCGGCCTGGTAACCGGCGCCACGGTGCACGGTTTCAACCGCTGGAGCTGGGCCGAGGCCGAGTTCAGCATTAACGGCGTACGTGAACGCCTGCCCCTCGACGCCCTGGCCGTGCAGTACGGCGACGGTGCGCCGAAGGCGATCAAGGCGCAGATGAGCAGCGCTGGTTTCCACCTGTTGGATCGGCAGAACGTGGCTTACCCGGCCACTCAGTTGAACAACGCTGCTGTGACCTACTACAGCCCGGTGGCAACCATCGTCGAGCTGAAGGTCAATAAAGGCTCGGGCGAAGTGCAGGTGCTCAATCACCACTCCTGGCTGGAATGCGGCCGTGTGCTGGTGCCGGAATTGGTCAAGGGCCAGATCGAGGGCGGTATCGCCATGGGGATTGGCCACGCGTTGCTGGAAGAAATGCCGCTGTACGAAGGTGGGCCAGGGGAGGGTGACTGGAACTTCAACCGTTACCGTCTGCCGCGGGCCAAGGACGTCGCGGTCTGGAAACAGACCTCGGAAATCCTCCCGCCGTTGTCACCCAGCGATCCGTCCAAGGGCATCGCCGAGGTGGTGATGATCCCGGTGGTGGGTGCCATCGCCAACGCCGTGGCCCATGCCATCGGCAAGCGGGTCCGTGACCTGCCTATTACTCCAGCGCGCATCAAGGAGGCCCTCAATGGCTAA
- a CDS encoding (2Fe-2S)-binding protein, with protein MANRPLQLTLNGQTVGPVEIPDDLPMIDYLHEYRNLTGSRLGCGQGICHACVVIVDNPDGTSEEVRTCITGAHYFEGKKIRTIEGHAKRDEAGKVTELNPIQQRFVDEFAFQCSYCAPGFVNAATVLVEKLQRQPIKKSQLEAVIEDSLGHHICRCTGYVRYYSATRNVLTDLGLVKEG; from the coding sequence ATGGCTAACCGTCCCCTGCAACTGACCCTCAATGGTCAAACCGTCGGTCCCGTCGAGATCCCTGATGATCTGCCGATGATCGACTACCTGCACGAATACCGTAACCTCACCGGCTCGCGCCTGGGCTGCGGCCAGGGCATCTGCCACGCCTGCGTGGTGATCGTCGACAACCCCGACGGCACCAGCGAGGAAGTGCGCACCTGCATCACCGGTGCGCATTACTTCGAAGGCAAGAAGATCCGCACCATCGAAGGTCACGCCAAGCGCGACGAGGCCGGCAAGGTCACCGAGCTGAACCCGATCCAGCAGCGTTTCGTCGATGAGTTCGCGTTCCAGTGCAGCTATTGCGCGCCGGGCTTTGTCAATGCAGCCACGGTGCTGGTGGAAAAACTGCAGCGCCAGCCAATCAAGAAGAGCCAGCTGGAAGCGGTGATCGAGGACAGTCTCGGCCACCACATCTGTCGTTGCACCGGCTACGTGCGCTACTACAGCGCCACGCGCAACGTGCTCACCGATCTTGGCCTGGTCAAGGAGGGTTGA
- a CDS encoding cytochrome c, translated as MNRLLTGLAGAVGLAVAFMASQQVQAADAQQVKQGEYLARAADCMACHTAPGGAPYAGGLPIVSPFGTIYGTNITPDKEHGIGEYSDDEFFAALTEGKRRDGANLYPAMPYTSYHLMPRADSDAIHAYLKTIAPINRAAPTTSLSFPFNVRPGLIGWNMLYGKDVKLQAADGKSEAWKRGQYMVDVLGHCGECHTPRNVTGAMVQDKRMTGGLLNGYLAPSLLANDLAARGWNHQDLSSFLKHGMSAQGSMFNEMFPVFHNSTQHLTDPDLAAMATFLLGDQPPQPKLLTEVAPDKLTASAQRGRQDYLNVCAGCHGTSGEGKPHIAVAMQGNTTLRLEDPRNLLRVIDDGIGEQQFSGFERMQPMPGFADKLSAQQSTDLINYLRQAWGGQPTDLAQSQIEQLKAEAPAEHKAH; from the coding sequence ATGAATCGACTACTCACCGGTCTCGCCGGCGCCGTGGGCCTGGCCGTGGCCTTCATGGCCAGCCAGCAGGTTCAGGCCGCCGATGCGCAACAGGTCAAGCAGGGCGAGTACCTGGCGCGGGCCGCCGACTGCATGGCCTGCCACACCGCTCCGGGTGGCGCCCCCTATGCGGGTGGCCTGCCGATCGTTTCGCCGTTCGGCACCATCTATGGCACCAACATCACCCCGGACAAGGAACACGGCATCGGCGAATACAGCGATGACGAGTTCTTCGCCGCGCTGACCGAAGGCAAGCGCCGTGATGGCGCCAACCTGTACCCGGCGATGCCGTACACCTCGTATCACCTGATGCCGCGTGCCGACTCTGATGCGATTCACGCGTACCTGAAGACCATCGCGCCGATCAACCGCGCGGCCCCGACCACCAGCCTGAGTTTTCCGTTCAACGTTCGCCCGGGCCTGATCGGCTGGAACATGCTGTACGGCAAGGACGTCAAGCTGCAAGCCGCTGACGGCAAGAGCGAAGCCTGGAAGCGCGGGCAGTACATGGTCGACGTGCTCGGTCACTGCGGCGAATGCCACACCCCGCGTAACGTCACCGGGGCCATGGTCCAGGACAAACGCATGACCGGCGGCCTGCTCAACGGCTACCTGGCGCCAAGCCTGCTGGCCAACGACCTGGCAGCTCGCGGCTGGAATCACCAGGACCTCAGCTCGTTCCTCAAGCACGGCATGAGTGCCCAGGGCAGCATGTTCAACGAGATGTTCCCGGTGTTCCACAACAGCACCCAGCACCTGACCGATCCGGACTTGGCGGCCATGGCCACCTTCCTCCTCGGTGATCAGCCGCCGCAGCCCAAGCTGCTGACCGAAGTCGCGCCGGACAAGCTGACCGCCAGCGCCCAGCGCGGACGCCAGGATTACCTGAACGTCTGCGCCGGTTGCCACGGCACCAGCGGCGAAGGCAAACCGCACATCGCGGTGGCGATGCAGGGCAACACCACGCTGCGCCTGGAAGATCCGCGTAACCTGTTGCGGGTGATCGATGACGGGATTGGCGAACAGCAATTCTCCGGTTTCGAGCGCATGCAGCCGATGCCGGGCTTTGCCGACAAGTTGAGCGCGCAGCAATCCACCGATCTGATCAACTACCTGCGTCAGGCCTGGGGCGGTCAACCGACTGACCTGGCACAAAGTCAGATCGAGCAACTCAAGGCAGAGGCTCCCGCGGAGCACAAGGCGCACTGA
- a CDS encoding XdhC family protein, which produces MQHLDLQVIRRALAWSSAGERVWLCSVLGTYGSAPRAPGSMLAVNASGHWIGSLSGGCVEDDFLERMAEGLFSEAVSVVRYGETDDPRSRVKLPCGGLLDVLVEKLEADCDTQAHLRELESALLGQRRLIREVDLQTGARSLFADREHGPRIEREVDRVRIRVGAAQRLLLAGYSSVAQACAEFGVGLGFEVILCDPRDEVLEGVVLDNVEIRRQLPSVFIADGGCHSDTAVVALTHDPKIDDLAMMEAVRTDAFYIGVMGSLQTSQKRFERLRRIGGLGEADLARIHAPIGLNLGSKTPAEIALAVLADILRIRSGIARDQL; this is translated from the coding sequence ATGCAGCATCTTGATCTGCAAGTGATCCGCCGTGCGCTGGCCTGGTCCAGCGCCGGCGAGCGTGTCTGGCTGTGCAGTGTCCTCGGCACCTACGGTTCGGCGCCTCGTGCGCCGGGCTCGATGCTGGCGGTGAACGCCAGCGGCCACTGGATTGGCTCGCTGTCCGGTGGCTGCGTCGAGGATGATTTCCTCGAGCGCATGGCCGAGGGCTTGTTCAGCGAGGCGGTGAGCGTGGTGCGTTACGGCGAGACCGACGACCCGCGCTCCCGGGTCAAGCTGCCCTGTGGCGGCTTGCTCGACGTGCTGGTGGAAAAGCTTGAAGCGGACTGCGACACCCAGGCCCATCTGCGCGAACTGGAATCGGCGCTGCTGGGGCAACGGCGGCTGATCCGTGAAGTCGACCTGCAAACCGGCGCACGCAGCCTGTTCGCCGACCGTGAACACGGGCCGCGCATCGAGCGCGAGGTCGATCGGGTGCGGATTCGCGTTGGGGCGGCGCAACGGCTGTTGCTCGCCGGCTACTCCAGCGTGGCGCAGGCCTGTGCCGAGTTTGGCGTGGGCCTGGGGTTCGAAGTGATCCTCTGTGATCCGCGTGACGAAGTGTTGGAAGGCGTGGTGCTGGACAACGTCGAGATTCGACGCCAGTTACCCTCGGTGTTTATTGCCGATGGCGGCTGTCACAGCGACACGGCGGTGGTGGCGCTGACCCATGATCCGAAGATCGATGATCTGGCGATGATGGAAGCGGTGCGCACCGATGCGTTTTATATCGGGGTCATGGGTTCGCTGCAGACCTCGCAAAAACGCTTCGAGCGTTTGCGTCGTATCGGTGGTCTGGGGGAGGCTGATTTGGCGCGGATCCACGCACCCATCGGGCTGAACCTGGGCAGCAAGACACCGGCGGAAATCGCCTTGGCAGTGCTCGCTGATATCCTGCGTATCCGCAGCGGTATCGCCCGGGACCAGCTCTGA
- a CDS encoding ABC-F family ATP-binding cassette domain-containing protein yields MTHVTHSPTLISLNQLSFQFANGDTLFDALDLQFDQRRTAIVGRNGCGKSVLARLLAGELQPSAGTLTRYGQIAYVAQQPPGACGQSVAQAAGVADTLKALARLAAGSADVGDFDIIGERWDLAERFQTSLAEADLAGLRAEHGVDSLSGGQRARIALIGAFLSGADGLVLDEPSNHLDAEGRRWLLQRLDEWRGGLIVASHDRVLLDSVERIAELTPSAVQVFSGNYTGYLAQRAVEQAAAQSALEHSRNERRRHLQRQQREHDSVQRHAARSRKHAETANVSRIERASMKGRATEIMGHVRQAHQADKSALDQQVREAFARVVANAPVLIPLPGTAVPNHRQVMTLTNAQLPWLPVDAAASRLDLALSGPVRVALSGPNGCGKSTLLKLLAGLISPLAGHCQTHVPCAYLDQQLDLLHPGRSLLELLNPEHTSLSESALRSRLAQLQLDATRVNLPTGQLSGGERLKAALALACWRQVPAQLLLLDEPTNHLDLASVQALEQALQGFAGAIVVASHDPAFINALRPTHHLSWTLEGWYLEDAETHHP; encoded by the coding sequence ATGACTCACGTCACGCATTCGCCGACCCTCATCAGCCTCAACCAGCTGAGCTTTCAATTCGCCAACGGCGACACCCTGTTCGACGCCCTCGACCTGCAGTTCGATCAACGCCGCACCGCGATTGTCGGGCGCAACGGTTGCGGCAAATCGGTGCTCGCCCGGTTGCTGGCCGGCGAGCTGCAACCCAGCGCGGGAACCCTGACCCGCTATGGCCAAATCGCCTATGTCGCGCAGCAACCGCCCGGCGCCTGCGGCCAAAGCGTCGCCCAGGCGGCAGGGGTTGCCGACACCCTCAAGGCCCTCGCACGCCTGGCGGCAGGCAGCGCGGACGTCGGCGATTTCGACATCATTGGCGAACGCTGGGACCTCGCCGAACGCTTCCAGACCTCACTCGCTGAAGCCGACTTGGCCGGTTTACGCGCCGAACACGGGGTCGACAGCCTCAGCGGTGGGCAACGCGCGCGTATCGCCCTGATCGGCGCGTTTCTCAGCGGCGCAGATGGCTTGGTGCTAGATGAGCCAAGCAATCACCTCGACGCCGAAGGTCGGCGCTGGTTACTGCAGCGCCTCGACGAATGGCGCGGTGGATTGATTGTGGCCAGCCATGATCGAGTGCTGCTCGACAGCGTTGAACGCATCGCCGAACTGACGCCCTCGGCGGTCCAGGTGTTTTCCGGCAACTACACAGGCTACCTCGCCCAGCGTGCCGTCGAGCAGGCCGCAGCGCAGTCAGCCCTGGAGCACAGTCGCAACGAACGCCGGCGGCACCTGCAGCGCCAGCAGCGCGAGCACGACAGCGTCCAGCGCCACGCCGCACGCTCACGCAAACATGCTGAAACGGCCAACGTCTCGCGCATCGAGCGCGCGTCGATGAAAGGCCGGGCCACAGAGATCATGGGGCATGTGCGCCAGGCCCATCAGGCTGACAAAAGCGCACTGGACCAGCAGGTGCGAGAGGCCTTCGCCCGAGTCGTGGCGAATGCCCCGGTGCTGATCCCCCTGCCCGGCACTGCCGTGCCCAATCACCGGCAAGTCATGACGCTGACGAACGCCCAACTGCCCTGGCTACCCGTCGACGCTGCCGCCAGCCGCCTCGATCTGGCGTTGTCCGGACCGGTTCGAGTGGCGCTCAGCGGTCCCAACGGTTGCGGAAAATCCACACTACTGAAGCTGCTCGCAGGCTTGATCTCGCCGTTGGCCGGGCACTGTCAGACCCACGTGCCGTGCGCTTACCTCGATCAACAGCTGGATCTGCTTCACCCCGGGCGCTCGCTGCTGGAGTTGCTCAATCCAGAGCACACATCGTTGTCCGAAAGCGCACTGCGCAGCCGTCTGGCGCAGCTGCAACTGGACGCAACCCGGGTCAATCTGCCGACTGGCCAACTGAGCGGCGGCGAACGGCTGAAGGCCGCCCTGGCTCTTGCCTGCTGGCGCCAGGTGCCGGCGCAGTTGCTGCTGCTCGACGAACCCACCAACCACCTCGACCTGGCTTCGGTGCAGGCGCTGGAACAGGCGCTGCAGGGTTTCGCCGGAGCAATAGTCGTCGCCTCCCATGACCCGGCCTTTATCAACGCGCTGCGCCCCACCCATCACCTAAGCTGGACACTGGAGGGTTGGTATCTGGAGGACGCAGAAACGCATCACCCATGA